A region of the Planctomycetota bacterium genome:
GATTTAACGCGCAGTTCTTCCCGCGCCTCCGCGCTCAGTTTCATATCCTTATTGATTTGCCATTCGATAGACGCTTGCGGAGAATTGACGCGTGTGGTGCCGTTCAATTGCGATTCCAGATTATTGCGGCGGAAACCGTATGAGAAATTCCCGGAAACGCTTTCGGAAAACGCATGGTTTAAAGAAGCTTTCAGGCGCAGGCTGTCCGAAGATGCCGAGCCGGCCAGCGTATCAAAATCAGGATTGACATGGTAATATTGAAATCTTAATGATGTGTTAGCCCATCTTAAATTGCTTTTCAGGTTGAACGCGGTATCCGATTCCGTCGAAGTGCGCTGGCGCAAATCGTCGTAATTGCGGTAGCTTTTGGCGAATTCTCCGGCAAGGATCCAGTTGCGGATTGGCTTGCCGTTAAAATCGAGGCCGAATACCCTGTTCTGCCTTCCGGCCAACCCGTCAATCTTATCAGAGGCATCATCATCAACGGTGACAAATCCGAATCCGGCCATCAGGTTCGGCTTAAAGCGGTAAGTGACCCGTCCCGCAGTGGCGTATTGCTTGTATTCATCCGCCGTGCCGCCCCAGACATCCTGCCAACGCTGTGCGGTATTGCCGGCAAGGATATCCGTTGTCAAGCCTTCGCCCGCGGCAAATTCCCGCTTGTATTCAATCCCGCGCACGCTTTGGGAAAGTATAAACTCCGGGAAATCCGGGATAATATCGCCCGCAATCAATTCCTGCTCGCGCCATTTCAGCTTGGCAACCAACTGGGAAAGTCCCCATTTTTCCGATTCGATGGAAGTATCGTTGCTGGTGCGTCCGCGGAAAAGCAGGGAAAAATCCTTATTGCCGAGCTTTTCGGCGCCGTTAATCCTGATTTCATCTATGATGGTAAAATCCTCTTTAAGGAACGATTGTTCCTCGTTGCCGCTGACCGAATTGCTTTTCAAGGTGAGTTTATTCTCGCCGTTCCAGTCTGATTGGGCGGGCGAACTGAACGATAAAACCAGGAACATTATTAATATTCCCGCTGTTGTTCTTCCGGATTTCCGGGTGATTTTTATATCCACTCTTGTTGCGTTTCTTTTCAAGGATAAACACTATATCAAAAATTCCCTAAAAAAGCAACTTAAATCTCTCAAACGAAATGCCGAACTTCTTTGACTTTTCCGCGGTTTCGTATTATATTATTGGTTAATTTTATGGCAAAGATTGATTATAACGACATCGGATTTTACCAGTCGCTCGGATTCAAAAGCGGGGTGGAAATCCACCAGCAGATTCTTACCAAGAAAAAGACTTTCTGCCATTGCCCGGCGGGCAAGTATTCCAAGACGCACGACGCGGAAGTCCTGCGCCATATGCGACCGACCCTTTCGGAACTGGGCGAATACGACGGCTGCGCCCTGATGGAATTCAAGACCAAAAAGAACGTCGTCTACTGCCTCAACCGGGAATCGGTCTGCACCTATGAAATGGACGATACTCCCCCATTCCTGGTCAATAGGGAAGGGCTTGATATCGTCATCGAGCTCGCGCTCATGCTAAATTGCAGTATCGTTGACGAACTGCATATAGCGAGGAAGCAATACCTCGATGGCAGCATCCCGACCGGCTTCCAGCGGACGGCCGTGGTCGGCATCAACGGATGGATTCCTTACAAAGACCGCCGGATAAATATCAGCCACGTCTGTTATGAAGAAGACGCCTGCCGTCAGATAAGCAATATCGGGCACACCATCAAGTTCCGGACGGACCGGCTGGGCATGCCCTTGATAGAAATCATCACGCAGGCGGAAATGAGGACACCGGAAGAGATGCGCGAGGTCGTCCGGGAAATCAGCCGCCTGATAAGGACGAGCGGAAAACTGCGCCGCGGCATCGGTTCGGTCAGGCAGGATGTCAACGGCAGTATCGCCGGCGGCAGCCGGGTGGAAATAAAGGGCGTCCCGCAGATAAACTGGATTCCGCGCCTCCTGCATACCGAGGCAATCAGGCAAAAGGAATTATTGGATATAAAAAAGATACTGTCGGAAAAAGGCGTATCCGAGAAATCACTTAAAACCGTTAAAGCTGATTTAACGGAAGCGCTCTCCAAGACGAAATCGAATATTATGAGAGAGAACCTGGAAAAAGGCAATGCCATCGGCGGAATAAAGCTCCCCAAACTGGGCGGTATATTCAATCATCCGACACAGACAGGCGGTCATACTAGCTGCAAATTAATCGGCCGTCCCCGAACCCCGCTACTGCGGGGGGAGTGGGGCAAAACCTTCGCGGATGAAGTTGCCGGGCGTTTACGCGTAATCGCCTGCCTGGATAACATGCCGAATTTCTTCCATACGGATAAATACCCCAAATACCCGGGTTCGGATAAAGACCTGGCTATCATAAAAAAGAAATTGGGATTGAAGAAAGGCGACCTCGGCGCGCTCGTCTGGGGAAGCAAGCAGGATGTGGAAACCGCGCTGAACGAGGTAAGGCTGCGCGTCGTGGACGCGATTAACGGGGTGCCGAACGAAACCCGCCAGCCATTTAAGAACGGCATCACGGATTTTGAAAGGATACTGCCCGGCCCGAACCGGATGTATCCGGATACGGATTCGCCCCCGGTAAAAATAACGCCGGAAATGGTCCAAAAAATACGGGCAAATATCAAGGAACCGCCATCACAAAAAGAAAGGCGCTATACGGCGCTGGGGCTCCCCTACCAGATTGCGCGCGATTTATCGGTCTCTCCGCGGGCGAATTTAATGGATAAACTTATTAAAGACAAGAATGTAAGTAAAGTCCTTGCCGGAGCGACGCTTACCCAGACATTGAAGCATCTCGAGCATAAAGGAATATCCGTTGAGAAGATAAAAGACGAATCCATTATTGAAATATTCTCTCTTTACTCCAAAGGCAAATTCTATAAGGAAGCGATTCCGGTGATACTGGAAAAGCTCAGGGCTAATCCTTCGGCAAAAGTCAAAGACATCATATCCAAGAATAAACTTATCGCACTGCCTGAGTCAAAGACAAAGGCGGTTGTGGCGACGGC
Encoded here:
- a CDS encoding outer membrane beta-barrel protein produces the protein MKRNATRVDIKITRKSGRTTAGILIMFLVLSFSSPAQSDWNGENKLTLKSNSVSGNEEQSFLKEDFTIIDEIRINGAEKLGNKDFSLLFRGRTSNDTSIESEKWGLSQLVAKLKWREQELIAGDIIPDFPEFILSQSVRGIEYKREFAAGEGLTTDILAGNTAQRWQDVWGGTADEYKQYATAGRVTYRFKPNLMAGFGFVTVDDDASDKIDGLAGRQNRVFGLDFNGKPIRNWILAGEFAKSYRNYDDLRQRTSTESDTAFNLKSNLRWANTSLRFQYYHVNPDFDTLAGSASSDSLRLKASLNHAFSESVSGNFSYGFRRNNLESQLNGTTRVNSPQASIEWQINKDMKLSAEAREELRVKSDETIDEVNISVPLRLDGKYEKLDYNVSYEYRNQEDKTPADLSHIINVINLGGGYELANQAVPVNLSLSYSIIMDENTSTDKKDVTSGVNIGVELNRNRSWSAWLIHQINGFNTGVSGAIDSRQDMTALRFNWKVSDKQTAPRVEAEMSRKNLDYSGGSSNDYTETVFSLSVTKSF
- the gatE gene encoding Glu-tRNA(Gln) amidotransferase subunit GatE, with amino-acid sequence MAKIDYNDIGFYQSLGFKSGVEIHQQILTKKKTFCHCPAGKYSKTHDAEVLRHMRPTLSELGEYDGCALMEFKTKKNVVYCLNRESVCTYEMDDTPPFLVNREGLDIVIELALMLNCSIVDELHIARKQYLDGSIPTGFQRTAVVGINGWIPYKDRRINISHVCYEEDACRQISNIGHTIKFRTDRLGMPLIEIITQAEMRTPEEMREVVREISRLIRTSGKLRRGIGSVRQDVNGSIAGGSRVEIKGVPQINWIPRLLHTEAIRQKELLDIKKILSEKGVSEKSLKTVKADLTEALSKTKSNIMRENLEKGNAIGGIKLPKLGGIFNHPTQTGGHTSCKLIGRPRTPLLRGEWGKTFADEVAGRLRVIACLDNMPNFFHTDKYPKYPGSDKDLAIIKKKLGLKKGDLGALVWGSKQDVETALNEVRLRVVDAINGVPNETRQPFKNGITDFERILPGPNRMYPDTDSPPVKITPEMVQKIRANIKEPPSQKERRYTALGLPYQIARDLSVSPRANLMDKLIKDKNVSKVLAGATLTQTLKHLEHKGISVEKIKDESIIEIFSLYSKGKFYKEAIPVILEKLRANPSAKVKDIISKNKLIALPESKTKAVVATAIKKSRFKAYSKTSDNLLAKKTLFYAGKIMKTYRGRIKGDSLIPAIMEKLPAK